In the genome of Solibacillus silvestris, one region contains:
- a CDS encoding DNA starvation/stationary phase protection protein, with protein sequence MAKKQLNTQLNDLVATWSVMYTKLHNYHWYVNGPSFFTLHVKFEELYNEVTLNLDEIAERILTKGGKPVATLKEHLELSLIEEASGKEETEEMVSKLIEDFHTIMEALNKAMETASEEGDDRTEDLLNAQFQSLEKHTWMLNAYLGN encoded by the coding sequence ATGGCAAAGAAACAATTAAACACACAATTAAACGATTTAGTAGCAACATGGTCGGTAATGTACACGAAGTTACATAATTACCATTGGTATGTAAACGGACCATCATTCTTTACATTACACGTCAAATTTGAAGAACTTTACAACGAAGTAACTTTAAATTTAGATGAAATTGCAGAACGTATTTTAACGAAGGGCGGCAAGCCTGTTGCAACATTAAAGGAACATTTAGAGCTTTCTCTAATTGAAGAGGCTTCAGGAAAAGAAGAAACAGAGGAAATGGTTTCTAAATTAATCGAAGACTTCCATACGATTATGGAAGCTTTAAATAAGGCAATGGAAACAGCTTCTGAAGAAGGCGATGACCGTACAGAGGATTTACTGAATGCTCAATTCCAAAGCCTTGAAAAGCATACATGGATGTTAAATGCTTATTTAGGCAACTAA
- a CDS encoding transposase: MGKNNVYVSVANLTCNLHPGSSYEFVLKMEPQKARVFMKLFDQMQHLEASNAFRAHMPFIPYHLDRLNHEIDHRLKKVYALIHEFGDEEAKKFVEQLPYFTR, translated from the coding sequence ATGGGAAAAAATAATGTTTATGTATCCGTTGCCAATTTAACATGCAATTTGCATCCTGGATCTTCGTATGAATTTGTTTTAAAAATGGAACCGCAAAAGGCTCGTGTATTTATGAAGCTGTTCGATCAGATGCAACATCTGGAAGCGTCAAATGCCTTCCGTGCACATATGCCGTTTATTCCATATCATTTGGACAGATTAAATCATGAAATCGACCACCGACTTAAAAAGGTATATGCCCTGATTCATGAATTTGGAGACGAGGAAGCGAAAAAGTTCGTCGAGCAACTGCCATACTTTACTCGCTAA
- a CDS encoding membrane protein insertion efficiency factor YidD yields the protein MKKLFIGLIRLYQKYISPMTPPSCRFHPTCSSYGIEAIQKHGAIKGSIMTLIRIIKCQPLHPGGFDPVPEKWPSKKK from the coding sequence ATGAAAAAACTATTTATCGGATTAATTCGTCTTTACCAAAAATATATTTCGCCTATGACGCCACCATCTTGCCGGTTCCACCCGACTTGTTCAAGCTATGGAATTGAAGCAATTCAAAAACATGGTGCAATAAAAGGATCGATCATGACGCTCATTCGAATCATAAAATGTCAGCCGCTTCATCCTGGTGGCTTCGATCCTGTTCCAGAAAAATGGCCTTCGAAAAAAAAATAA
- a CDS encoding nucleoside triphosphatase: MFTFIDENNLKVDLRFDEGPFEVEPKHVLALVQYEGKWLCTIHHRRGVEFPGGKQEPGETLYEAAIREVYEEANVVIEDVKWFAYYIVHDDIPFCKAVFTAKVKDIEPFTGDYETEGMLWLTEEDLWKQPNLSFYMRDAGMKKMLQEVKNHERQW; this comes from the coding sequence ATGTTTACATTTATCGATGAAAATAATTTAAAAGTAGATTTAAGATTTGATGAAGGTCCTTTCGAAGTTGAACCGAAGCATGTATTGGCCCTTGTACAATATGAAGGGAAATGGTTATGTACGATTCATCACCGTCGTGGTGTTGAGTTTCCCGGAGGCAAGCAGGAGCCTGGAGAGACATTATACGAAGCGGCTATCCGTGAAGTTTATGAAGAAGCAAATGTTGTAATAGAAGATGTAAAATGGTTTGCCTACTACATCGTGCATGATGACATTCCCTTTTGCAAAGCAGTTTTTACTGCCAAAGTAAAGGACATTGAACCTTTTACAGGAGATTATGAAACAGAAGGCATGTTATGGCTGACAGAAGAGGATTTGTGGAAGCAGCCGAATTTAAGTTTCTATATGCGGGATGCAGGAATGAAAAAGATGTTGCAGGAAGTGAAAAATCATGAACGACAATGGTAA
- a CDS encoding peptidase, giving the protein MNDNGKIFSIRNYPSPNPHIRLDEITYWSQGLRVKGLLARPKAAGTYEALLYLRGGLQSIGMVRPARIAQFAMQGFVVFAPYYRGNRGGEGKDEFAGDDRYDAINGIEVLKQFIQVDKVNLYGFSRGGLMVLWTAILRDDIKSLVTWAGVSDATATYWERVDMRRGLKRIVGGTPNKVPENYDDRTPLLEIEKLQTPVLIIHGTEDQHVDIEHAYKLERYLKKEGKSVETWFSSGLKHHYPPNLNRDTVKNLCDWMKRQESKKSEQN; this is encoded by the coding sequence ATGAACGACAATGGTAAGATTTTTTCGATACGCAATTACCCATCACCGAATCCCCATATCCGATTAGATGAAATTACGTATTGGTCACAAGGCCTGCGTGTAAAAGGATTATTGGCACGTCCAAAAGCGGCTGGTACATATGAAGCGCTTTTATATTTGCGTGGGGGGCTCCAATCAATCGGTATGGTGAGACCGGCACGTATTGCCCAATTTGCAATGCAAGGCTTTGTAGTATTTGCTCCGTACTATCGCGGAAATCGCGGGGGAGAGGGTAAGGATGAATTTGCGGGTGATGACCGTTATGATGCAATTAACGGTATAGAAGTACTGAAGCAGTTTATTCAAGTGGACAAAGTGAATTTGTATGGTTTTTCCCGTGGTGGATTAATGGTATTGTGGACAGCGATTTTACGTGATGATATTAAATCGCTCGTAACATGGGCAGGTGTATCGGATGCGACAGCAACATATTGGGAGCGGGTGGATATGCGGCGCGGCTTGAAAAGGATTGTTGGCGGTACACCAAATAAAGTACCGGAAAACTATGATGACCGGACACCACTACTTGAAATCGAAAAACTTCAAACTCCGGTACTCATTATTCATGGTACAGAAGATCAGCATGTGGATATTGAGCATGCCTATAAACTAGAGCGGTACTTAAAAAAGGAAGGGAAATCTGTTGAGACATGGTTCTCATCTGGATTAAAGCATCACTATCCTCCAAACTTGAACCGTGACACTGTGAAAAACTTATGTGATTGGATGAAACGCCAAGAAAGTAAGAAGTCTGAACAGAACTAG